TATTTCTCGGATGATAATGGAAGTACATGGGTTGTTAGTGACAATAAAATCAGTCTTCCGAAAGGGTACGGAACGCCTACTAGGGACAAGATATTTGGCGCTCTTGAGCCAGGGGTAGTGGAACTGATTGATGGAAGAATATTGATGGTGATAAGGACTCAGTTGGGTCATATATACAAGTCGTATTCAACCGATGGCGGTTCGACATGGACCGAAGCTCTGCCGATGAGCTTGGTGTCTCCAGGCGCTCCCTCTTCTATCAAGAGGATTCCTGACACCGGCGATTTGCTTATCATCTGGAATAACAATTTTGATCCCGAAGAATTTATGTGTGGCAGGCGCTGCCCCTTGACTGCGGCAATTTCAAGAGATGATGGAGAAACATGGGAGAACATCAGAAACATTGAAACCGATGAAAGCAAGGATTACGCTTACACAAGTATAACGTTTCTAAAGGAGAAAGTGCTTCTTACTTACTTTACTATTCCTGGAGCACACGCATTCACTGGAGGTCTATCGCTAAAGCTGAAAATCATTCCGGTAGGCTGGTTCTATTGATTCATTGCATAGGTAACCACTGTCCGAAAAATCAGGGCAAGATCAGTTCTTGATAGTCGCAATTTCCATCCGAGTCCCTCCCAACATGATGTTCGAGGCGGATGCTCCAAAGCCACTCAGGAATGGCTTATCCCGCTTTCCAAT
Above is a window of bacterium DNA encoding:
- a CDS encoding sialidase family protein, coding for MKNNDLYELYIRSAKEGERYSEGSVVELNNGHLLIAYQEFLGGCSDFSPGRIAGMLSKDKGISWEDYSAIQENVADTNVMCPTLLQLQSGVLAHFYLHKNSVSDCQAYMTQSSDEGKSWGNAVRITAEPGYHVVNNDRVIQLKSGRLLVPVAHTPHCWCEQPWKSFCYFSDDNGSTWVVSDNKISLPKGYGTPTRDKIFGALEPGVVELIDGRILMVIRTQLGHIYKSYSTDGGSTWTEALPMSLVSPGAPSSIKRIPDTGDLLIIWNNNFDPEEFMCGRRCPLTAAISRDDGETWENIRNIETDESKDYAYTSITFLKEKVLLTYFTIPGAHAFTGGLSLKLKIIPVGWFY